One part of the Bacillus sp. FJAT-45350 genome encodes these proteins:
- a CDS encoding sensor histidine kinase produces the protein MKLFLREHVSLIVLQLIQCVMVPILLWLDGYRGTGVMFYAIFLSCVLLTVYLIYRYSSRKEFYQRLQDPIETLEESLEVTGQAPISEALDWLLVKQYRLYQDELQKAEGRQDEHLLFMDRWVHHMKTPLTVIELTAQTLDEPESSSVREETERMKDGLSTVLYMARLRTIKEDFQIKPVLLSKLIHEVNQENKRFYIRHEVYPQLQEQRSGITVVTDEKWLFFLLTQLVQNAVKYSTGKAKHLLLSVYEREGEAILEVKDFGIGIPTVDKKRIFTKFYTGENGRNYRESTGMGLYFVKEVADKLEHGIELESEVGEGTAIRIIFSTTQNLTSM, from the coding sequence ATGAAACTATTTCTCCGGGAGCATGTTAGTCTTATTGTGCTTCAGCTCATTCAATGCGTGATGGTTCCTATTCTATTATGGCTAGATGGCTATCGTGGCACAGGTGTCATGTTCTACGCTATCTTTCTATCCTGCGTCTTGTTAACCGTATATCTCATCTATCGGTACTCTAGTAGAAAAGAATTCTATCAAAGGTTACAAGACCCGATCGAAACATTGGAGGAATCCCTCGAGGTGACAGGACAAGCGCCAATATCTGAAGCGCTAGATTGGTTACTTGTTAAGCAGTATCGTTTGTATCAGGATGAACTCCAAAAAGCTGAGGGTCGACAGGATGAGCATTTATTATTTATGGATCGCTGGGTTCATCATATGAAGACACCTCTTACTGTGATTGAATTAACAGCACAAACGTTAGACGAACCGGAATCATCGAGCGTTCGTGAGGAAACAGAACGGATGAAAGATGGCTTAAGTACGGTACTCTATATGGCGAGACTTCGTACGATTAAAGAAGACTTTCAGATTAAGCCAGTCCTCCTTTCCAAGCTAATCCATGAAGTGAATCAAGAAAACAAACGTTTTTACATACGTCATGAAGTATATCCACAATTACAGGAACAAAGGTCAGGTATAACAGTAGTGACTGATGAAAAGTGGCTTTTCTTCCTATTAACACAGCTCGTTCAAAACGCTGTGAAATACTCTACTGGAAAAGCAAAGCATCTTCTCTTATCTGTATATGAAAGGGAAGGGGAAGCAATCCTTGAAGTGAAGGACTTTGGAATAGGTATTCCTACAGTTGACAAAAAGCGGATCTTCACTAAATTTTATACTGGTGAAAATGGACGGAATTACCGGGAGTCCACAGGGATGGGGCTTTACTTTGTAAAAGAAGTCGCTGACAAGCTAGAGCACGGGATAGAACTTGAATCAGAGGTCGGTGAAGGGACAGCGATCCGAATTATTTTTTCAACGACGCAAAACCTTACATCGATGTAA
- a CDS encoding response regulator transcription factor: MENIMLVEDDIKIAGFLSSYITKYGYEVTVIKDFERILEIFRDIQPHLLLLDINLPSYDGYYWCRQIRKESICPIIFISARTGEMDQVMALENGADDFITKPFHPDIVMAKIRSHMRRAYGEYASKHEERVHIQGDLRFYPERLELRYKHDVTALTKKETDIVETLLERHPRVASRQDLLERLWDDQTIVDENTLNVNVARVRNKFLALGIENAVETVRGAGYRLNMTWKEEK, encoded by the coding sequence ATGGAGAATATCATGCTTGTTGAAGATGATATAAAAATTGCAGGATTCTTATCTTCCTATATAACAAAATATGGATACGAAGTCACTGTTATAAAAGACTTTGAAAGGATATTGGAGATATTTCGTGATATACAGCCTCATCTACTATTACTAGATATCAATTTACCTAGTTATGATGGGTATTATTGGTGTAGGCAAATTAGGAAAGAATCTATCTGTCCGATCATATTCATTTCCGCTCGAACGGGTGAGATGGATCAAGTCATGGCATTAGAAAATGGCGCGGATGATTTTATTACGAAGCCATTTCATCCAGATATTGTTATGGCTAAAATCCGAAGTCACATGCGCCGTGCATACGGGGAATATGCAAGCAAACATGAAGAAAGAGTGCATATTCAAGGGGACCTGCGCTTTTATCCAGAGCGGTTAGAACTTCGATATAAACATGATGTGACGGCACTGACAAAAAAAGAAACTGACATTGTTGAAACATTGCTCGAGCGTCATCCTCGCGTTGCGAGTAGACAGGATTTGTTGGAGAGGCTTTGGGATGATCAAACCATTGTCGATGAAAATACGTTAAATGTTAATGTTGCTCGGGTTCGTAATAAGTTTTTAGCGTTAGGTATCGAAAATGCGGTGGAAACGGTTAGAGGTGCGGGATATCGTCTAAATATGACATGGAAGGAAGAGAAATAA
- a CDS encoding ABC transporter permease: MTFRQFAFNNVLRNKRLYIAYFLSSMFTVMVFFTFAIFAFHPAFSEGSINQNALFGMGVAGGIIYVFSFFFILYSMSAFLQSRKKEFGLLIMLGASNRQIRLMVFLENILIGFYATVSGIVAGLIFTKAILLIAENVLIISETLDFYFPTLAIVLTLISFLFLFFCISLFVSFVLRTNKLVDLIKGDKQSKGEPKASMILSILAALLLISGYSIASMVEGVHVVYAMIPVILVVTLGTYLLFTQLSVYIIRHLKSNPSIFWRKTNMLLFSDLSFRLKDNARTFFMVAIISTVAFSAIGTLYGFQSILTQGAKDFPYSITYSPYLDDTEAMIEDDTNRINDILQKENIDAKMASIEMSYFEIAERTVMVASASEYNRFAAFIGDEELHLAEDEVIVVEQSGVMMNEGLRASDALLELKDGQELQPTKVVESNVLPAMNGYYVVNDKTFEQLGSPVRIDHSIVWNAEEGQTDQLIEAGRELNSLGGNLQYKTSIIDYTLYEINKAYGPILFIGLFIGIVFFVSAGSFLYFRLFTDLDEEKRKFQAIARIGLTQSELQKVMNRQIAILFFSPIVVALVHGAVALTALSRFFGYNLTVESSLVLGSFAFIQVIYFLFVRYFYVNQVRKVVF, translated from the coding sequence ATGACTTTTCGTCAGTTCGCGTTTAATAATGTATTGCGCAATAAACGACTGTATATTGCCTACTTCCTGAGTAGCATGTTTACGGTGATGGTATTTTTCACTTTTGCCATTTTTGCATTCCACCCGGCATTCTCGGAAGGTTCAATTAATCAGAATGCACTATTTGGAATGGGGGTTGCTGGAGGGATCATTTATGTGTTTTCTTTCTTTTTTATCCTCTACTCTATGAGCGCCTTTTTACAGTCAAGAAAAAAAGAGTTTGGTTTGTTAATTATGCTAGGTGCATCCAATAGACAAATTCGTCTAATGGTATTCCTGGAAAATATCTTAATTGGGTTTTATGCGACAGTCAGTGGAATTGTGGCTGGCTTAATTTTTACAAAAGCGATTCTGTTAATTGCTGAAAACGTGTTAATTATTAGTGAAACACTGGATTTTTACTTTCCAACACTAGCGATTGTTCTGACGCTTATTAGCTTTCTATTTTTATTTTTCTGTATATCCTTATTTGTTTCGTTTGTTCTCCGTACGAATAAGCTGGTTGATTTAATTAAAGGAGATAAACAGTCTAAAGGAGAACCAAAAGCATCTATGATTCTGTCGATACTAGCAGCACTACTACTGATCTCGGGATATAGTATTGCTTCGATGGTTGAGGGAGTTCATGTTGTTTATGCGATGATCCCGGTTATTTTAGTTGTAACACTTGGAACGTATCTCTTATTTACCCAGTTAAGTGTGTACATCATTCGTCATTTAAAAAGTAATCCGTCGATCTTTTGGCGTAAAACAAATATGCTCTTGTTTTCTGACTTGTCGTTTCGATTGAAGGATAACGCAAGGACATTTTTTATGGTTGCAATTATTTCAACGGTTGCTTTTAGTGCAATTGGTACATTGTATGGATTTCAATCGATCCTGACGCAAGGAGCAAAAGATTTTCCCTATTCAATTACGTATAGCCCGTATCTAGATGACACAGAAGCAATGATTGAGGATGATACGAACAGAATTAATGATATCTTGCAGAAGGAAAATATCGATGCCAAGATGGCATCGATTGAGATGTCCTATTTTGAGATAGCAGAACGAACGGTCATGGTCGCAAGCGCTTCAGAGTACAATCGTTTTGCTGCATTTATTGGTGACGAGGAGTTACATCTTGCGGAAGATGAGGTCATCGTGGTCGAACAGAGTGGTGTCATGATGAACGAGGGGCTTAGAGCTAGTGATGCGTTACTGGAATTGAAAGACGGACAAGAACTTCAGCCTACTAAGGTCGTAGAATCAAATGTATTACCAGCAATGAATGGATATTATGTTGTTAATGACAAGACGTTCGAGCAACTTGGCTCACCAGTAAGAATAGACCATAGTATCGTATGGAATGCAGAAGAAGGGCAAACGGATCAATTAATTGAAGCAGGAAGAGAATTAAATAGCTTAGGTGGCAATCTACAGTATAAGACGTCTATCATTGATTATACACTTTATGAAATTAACAAAGCATACGGACCGATCTTATTTATTGGTTTGTTTATCGGGATTGTTTTCTTTGTTTCCGCCGGTAGCTTTCTCTATTTTCGATTATTTACGGATTTGGATGAAGAAAAGCGCAAATTCCAGGCTATTGCTAGAATTGGCTTAACACAATCTGAGCTGCAGAAAGTAATGAATAGACAAATTGCCATTCTGTTCTTCTCACCAATTGTCGTTGCATTAGTTCATGGTGCAGTTGCACTTACCGCTTTATCCCGTTTTTTTGGCTATAATTTAACAGTAGAATCTTCTTTAGTGTTAGGAAGCTTTGCTTTTATTCAAGTGATTTACTTCTTGTTTGTCCGATATTTTTATGTGAATCAAGTAAGAAAAGTAGTCTTTTAA
- a CDS encoding ATP-binding protein, which translates to MIDVVPAKDKLSDKFKRLFTKTNSIKWSDFFEVEKNKMVVYRVTPHSNVSNNTKRLWRAIYKMYEMYEKPGARLERDGYKLTYREKDVFWFDVVFKMYKGERKVEFYISTSEFQAQKLKRKIENKMAVTITEATISDLFVPEDNTIVQEMRYLKHDIFSMNTNSTEQKTPISSIMNTLDELQFEGDIARLSVCNEAENRQKWVRNASWAAEKMGKGKVPQRATLNGRKFAATGKTAIGGIVNEINSLLVDAFQAISNVFFKSDKDFDKKKMVESPYSLEDEINARKTTTATNEKFNQPVFKSRIRVASHSTDKLTRDTISETLSSSFGELAENNELHGVKINFNGRRVEVIRELNTLNLTKKTRYDANVNLISTEEMSKLALQMPTAEIQRRYEEALNSKRRVETDIPSAVTKSSGLKIGGAELKDREIPVYIPTKDKDSFYSGYTFIGKQGSGKDNTIQNFVYEGSMNHNISFVIPDWICQEGPKGMADGIRDLLPPEKIIDLDLSNEDHIIPMDLTEVINKIGRKGASVFATEMIGFMELEGLARSQKYLMEASKASGGSLQNIKRIIEDEDYRFERIEQLQKEGNLRLASELINWGTNEDLSNKADPIINRLNMFFGDDNLYDIFAQPPKEEVNFEKWMREGKVIIIRMPKRKIGSASKVLAHWVTLKVLMTRFLMSDADKEKHGCFMVFNEPEQVETRGLAQLMGRIATEGRKERLGSIFAFHHWNKLPDYLQENLTAGGVNQFLFANDHKKTFERVKERLEPTFTLEQAIQTPKHYAICILNTKESLAPFMVHMSPPISNELRYDNSFLTKRHAQMFGRRWEEIQQYEEAN; encoded by the coding sequence ATTATTGACGTTGTTCCAGCAAAAGATAAGTTAAGCGATAAATTCAAAAGATTGTTTACAAAAACAAATTCGATTAAGTGGTCAGACTTTTTCGAGGTTGAAAAAAACAAAATGGTCGTTTATCGGGTCACACCACATAGTAACGTTAGCAATAACACTAAGCGATTATGGAGAGCTATCTACAAGATGTATGAAATGTATGAGAAGCCTGGAGCACGTTTGGAAAGGGACGGGTATAAGTTAACTTACAGAGAGAAAGATGTGTTTTGGTTTGACGTTGTTTTTAAAATGTACAAAGGGGAAAGGAAAGTAGAATTTTATATTTCGACAAGTGAGTTCCAAGCGCAGAAGTTGAAGCGTAAAATTGAAAATAAAATGGCAGTAACAATAACTGAAGCTACTATTAGTGATTTGTTCGTTCCAGAAGATAATACTATTGTTCAAGAGATGCGCTATTTAAAGCATGACATATTTAGCATGAATACAAATTCTACAGAACAGAAAACCCCTATCTCTTCTATTATGAATACTCTTGACGAGTTACAGTTTGAAGGTGATATTGCCCGGTTATCAGTATGTAACGAAGCAGAGAATCGCCAAAAGTGGGTAAGGAATGCTAGTTGGGCTGCTGAAAAGATGGGTAAAGGGAAAGTGCCACAACGCGCAACGCTTAATGGACGTAAATTTGCAGCTACGGGAAAAACAGCGATAGGTGGCATTGTAAACGAAATAAATAGTTTGTTGGTTGATGCATTTCAAGCAATCAGTAATGTGTTTTTTAAAAGTGATAAAGATTTTGATAAAAAGAAAATGGTGGAGAGTCCTTATTCACTTGAGGATGAAATTAATGCAAGAAAGACTACTACAGCTACAAACGAAAAGTTTAATCAACCTGTATTCAAGAGCCGTATTAGGGTTGCGTCTCATAGCACAGATAAACTCACTAGGGATACAATAAGTGAGACTTTAAGTTCATCATTTGGAGAACTTGCAGAAAATAATGAACTGCACGGTGTGAAAATTAATTTTAACGGACGTAGGGTAGAAGTGATTAGAGAACTTAACACTTTAAATTTAACTAAGAAAACAAGGTATGATGCTAATGTTAACCTAATATCAACTGAGGAAATGAGCAAATTAGCGTTGCAAATGCCGACAGCAGAGATTCAACGTCGTTATGAAGAAGCGTTAAACAGTAAGAGAAGAGTTGAAACGGACATACCTAGTGCTGTCACCAAGTCTAGTGGATTGAAAATTGGAGGCGCAGAGCTAAAAGACCGAGAGATTCCGGTATATATCCCTACTAAAGATAAAGATAGCTTTTACTCTGGTTACACATTCATAGGTAAACAAGGTAGCGGTAAGGATAATACGATACAAAATTTTGTTTATGAAGGGTCGATGAACCATAACATTTCATTCGTTATTCCTGACTGGATATGCCAAGAAGGTCCTAAAGGCATGGCTGATGGCATAAGAGACTTACTTCCGCCAGAAAAGATAATAGACTTAGACTTATCGAACGAGGATCACATAATACCAATGGATCTGACTGAGGTAATAAATAAAATAGGAAGAAAAGGAGCGTCAGTGTTCGCAACTGAAATGATAGGCTTTATGGAGTTGGAAGGTTTAGCGCGTTCTCAAAAATATTTAATGGAAGCAAGCAAAGCCTCTGGTGGATCGTTGCAGAACATCAAACGAATTATAGAGGATGAAGACTATCGGTTTGAACGTATCGAGCAGTTACAAAAAGAGGGTAACCTTCGGTTGGCAAGCGAGTTGATTAACTGGGGAACAAATGAAGATTTAAGTAATAAAGCCGATCCAATTATAAATAGATTAAATATGTTTTTTGGCGACGATAACCTTTATGATATTTTTGCGCAGCCCCCAAAAGAAGAAGTTAATTTTGAAAAATGGATGAGAGAGGGAAAAGTGATCATTATTCGTATGCCAAAGCGTAAAATTGGTTCTGCTAGTAAAGTATTAGCTCACTGGGTAACACTCAAAGTATTAATGACACGTTTCTTAATGAGTGATGCGGACAAAGAAAAGCATGGTTGCTTCATGGTCTTTAATGAACCAGAGCAAGTAGAAACTCGAGGTTTGGCTCAGTTAATGGGAAGAATAGCAACAGAAGGGAGGAAGGAACGGTTAGGATCTATCTTTGCCTTTCACCACTGGAACAAGTTACCTGATTATTTACAGGAAAATTTAACAGCTGGCGGTGTGAATCAATTCTTATTCGCAAACGATCATAAAAAAACCTTCGAAAGAGTAAAGGAACGCTTAGAGCCTACGTTCACATTAGAGCAAGCAATCCAAACACCAAAGCATTATGCAATTTGTATTCTAAATACAAAAGAATCATTGGCTCCTTTTATGGTTCATATGTCTCCGCCAATATCAAATGAACTAAGGTATGATAATTCATTTTTAACAAAGCGACATGCTCAAATGTTTGGCAGGAGGTGGGAGGAGATACAACAATATGAGGAAGCCAACTAA
- a CDS encoding ABC transporter ATP-binding protein: MIKITNVSKIYEGKVAYRALTDVSLEIETGEFVTIMGPSGSGKTTLLNIISTNDAPTTGQVEIEGENPHKLKKNALAKFRRTELGFIFQDFNLLHTLTVEENIVLPLTLDGIGVKEMKDKAIKIAESLGISSIMTKRTYEISGGQAQRVAIARAMIHQPKLLLADEPTGNLDSKASKDVMAMLEAINKQEKTSLLMVTHDPQAASYSDRVIFIRDGKLHSEIHRGESRKAFFHKIIDMLSLMGGDGNDFSSVRV; the protein is encoded by the coding sequence ATGATTAAAATTACCAATGTAAGTAAGATATACGAAGGAAAAGTGGCCTACCGCGCGCTTACTGATGTTAGTCTAGAAATAGAAACAGGTGAATTTGTTACCATTATGGGTCCATCCGGTAGTGGAAAAACAACACTATTAAATATAATATCCACCAATGACGCACCGACTACCGGACAAGTTGAAATTGAAGGGGAAAATCCACATAAGCTGAAGAAAAATGCGTTAGCCAAATTCCGTCGAACGGAACTAGGTTTTATATTTCAAGATTTCAATCTACTGCATACATTGACTGTCGAAGAAAATATTGTATTACCACTGACACTAGATGGTATCGGTGTAAAAGAAATGAAGGATAAAGCAATTAAAATTGCGGAGAGTCTCGGTATTTCTTCAATTATGACTAAACGCACGTACGAAATATCAGGAGGTCAGGCTCAGCGTGTAGCCATTGCTAGGGCGATGATTCATCAACCTAAACTACTGTTAGCTGATGAACCTACTGGAAACCTAGACTCGAAAGCATCAAAGGATGTAATGGCTATGCTTGAAGCCATTAATAAGCAGGAAAAAACAAGCCTGCTAATGGTAACCCATGACCCACAGGCAGCAAGCTATTCGGACCGAGTCATTTTTATCCGAGATGGGAAGCTCCACTCTGAAATTCATCGTGGGGAGAGTAGGAAAGCATTTTTCCATAAAATCATTGATATGCTTTCCTTGATGGGAGGCGACGGCAATGACTTTTCGTCAGTTCGCGTTTAA
- a CDS encoding tyrosine-type recombinase/integrase yields the protein MTALNHELCPHSLQHTQTSILTELGFELIEIMDLLGHTKDETTVNVYLHVTNGKKKETPNKFSELIRGLR from the coding sequence TTGACTGCTTTAAATCATGAACTTTGTCCGCACTCCCTCCAACACACACAGACATCTATTTTAACCGAACTTGGCTTTGAGTTAATAGAAATTATGGATCTATTAGGTCATACCAAAGATGAAACAACTGTAAATGTGTATCTACATGTAACAAACGGAAAGAAAAAAGAGACCCCTAACAAGTTCAGTGAACTTATTAGGGGCCTCCGTTAA